AATTTCACTCAGCGTTTTCGTGCCGGCTGCTCGGGTGCCCCATGGAGCGCCTATCGCGCACTGCGAGAAGCCTGCCCAACGCCGTACGCCGGCTTCGTCGCACTGGAAGACGGCGCCATTGCCAGCCTCTCGCCGGAGCGCTTCCTGCGCCTGCAGCAGGGCCACGTGGAAACCCGCCCGATCAAAGGCACTCGACCACGCGGTGCGGATGAGCACAGCGACGCTGCACAAGCGCAAGCACTGCTCGCCAGCGACAAGGATCGCGCCGAGAACCTGATGATCGTCGACCTGCTGCGCAACGACCTCGGCCGTAGCTGCCGCGTCGGCAGCGTGCGCGTTCCGCAGCTGTTCGCACTGGAAAGCTATCCCAACGTGCACCACCTGGTGAGCTGCGTGACCGGCGAACTGGCCGATGAGCACGATGCGTTCGATCTGCTGGCCGGCAGCTTTCCCGGCGGCTCGATCACCGGAGCGCCGAAGATTCGTGCCATGCAGATCATCGACGAGCTGGAACCGACCCGGCGTGCAATCTATTGCGGATCGTTGCTGTACGTCGATGTCAGGGGGGAAATGGACAGCTCCATCGCCATTCGCACACTGCTCATCCGCGATGGACAAGCCAGCTGCTGGGGCGGCGGCGGCATCGTCGCCGACTCCGATTGGCAGGCGGAGTACCAGGAGTCGATCGACAAGGTGAGTGTTCTGCTGAGAACGCTGGAGGGGCTTTAAGCTGCAAGCTGCAAGCTGCAAGCTGCAAGCTGCAAGCTGCAAGCTGCAAGCTAATCAGTGTGCGGAGCGGCGCCCAAACGCCCG
This DNA window, taken from Pseudomonas sp. FeN3W, encodes the following:
- the pabB gene encoding aminodeoxychorismate synthase component I, with the translated sequence MPICTLHALPYQADPTYWFERIHHASGAVLLDSGRPKAERGRFDILSAWPLAVHEPRDDESGRDFFQRLRQALRELGSADLPEDCELPFAGGLIGLLSYDFGTRLETLPQRALDDNGLPLARFGLYGWALISDHHRQTSQLVFHPTTTSTEQMRLIALFNSATAAKSAPFRLHSRFTADLSVDTYRNGIERIQAYIQAGDCYQVNFTQRFRAGCSGAPWSAYRALREACPTPYAGFVALEDGAIASLSPERFLRLQQGHVETRPIKGTRPRGADEHSDAAQAQALLASDKDRAENLMIVDLLRNDLGRSCRVGSVRVPQLFALESYPNVHHLVSCVTGELADEHDAFDLLAGSFPGGSITGAPKIRAMQIIDELEPTRRAIYCGSLLYVDVRGEMDSSIAIRTLLIRDGQASCWGGGGIVADSDWQAEYQESIDKVSVLLRTLEGL